The Topomyia yanbarensis strain Yona2022 chromosome 3, ASM3024719v1, whole genome shotgun sequence nucleotide sequence GTCGAGGTTGGCGATACTAACAACAATATCCAGGGGGAAAGAAATAAAAACAGTTGAGTATAAAATGAAATAGCGGAATACGTAAATATAAAAGATATGCAAATCATTGTTTTCAGTGGTTCTTTGTGATCTTAGCGTAGATCCTACTTTCACGTCATTTAATGTAGAAGTTCCAGTCGAGTGCGCAGAGAAAATATTTGCGAAAGCCGGAGGAGAAGTCATTCTTAGGAACTGCAAAACAGACagcaaaaaacatatttttaaaataaggaGGATCACTGGAAGCGTAGTTAATATTAAAAAGTCCAACATGCTTTGGATATTGTCGTCTGGACGTTTTAAAAGATCTAGTGATCGATTAAGTCGCTTCCATCGCATTCGTACAGTTAAGAATGTAAACattaaataaaaccaaaaagcaTCACTCGTTTATGATTATTTGCTTCAATTTTTCACAGTTCTGCAAATATTTACAACGGTCTTTATTTAAACACTTCGAAGATAACACAAGACTTTAAAACTAGATTATTTTTGTGAGCAACAATGTGACTCCACTGTGGTGAACTATGCAGACGCATGGTTGAACGTACGGCTGATATGAGATAATAATAATCATCGCTTTCAAATGAACAAACGTTGTATTCGGTAGTCAATCGTATTCGCTAAATCCGTTGTCTGCCGCGCTTGTTGCAATATCGGTAAATATTTTAAGAAAGAAGAGAAATGTAAACGCTAAAGAAACTGTAACTGACAGTTGTTCAATACAAAAGTGTTGCCAAGTGCTGGCAAAATTGTTGAACACCCTGGCATATTGTGGCACACCGTGGCACACTGTGGCACATGCTATCACACCAAGTATCACACCGCATGTTTTCTAGCACATTTTGATTTGTGTTGAGCGACTAACCCCTtgtcttggccgtacatttctgagtggattctggataaaagtgagcagcattggttagtttaaccgcttctgtcagaaacggttgttgcatttgagcgaattcgttgccagaattctcgcacaaatcgcgcaaaatgctcgcagaaactctgccagcatcaatttcgctttgctcaacttttgctaactttctgcttgccacgctgaccgggaagCACTACCCGCAATGCTCTGATTGatgtaaatttgtttcaaaatgacaaGCCGTCGGCTAATTTGGAtctgtcaaaatacatctagAACACGGTGTTCCCAATGCGATGATTTAGCCACCTGATCTTAatgttgtttatttgattttattattgtttgtcACTTATGTGACACATATTGTTTTTTATGCTGTCAGTCGTCACACatactaataaaaaaaaatagaacagtGTTCTATTCGTGTTTCAAATTgtggaaaatttaaaacagaatAGTCGAATTGTTTTAAATCTGATCCAAAAAAGTGCCACTGACTGACACCTGTCATAGGTGgagaaaaacaaatcgaaaaaacTTTTCAGTCGGATTTTTCCATGATGGAACCTGACTAACCGGCATTGTACGTCTTCGGACTTACAGCGACAAAGATCATTTCagcaccattataaatactttatgCGAGCTATTTCAGGTGAAGCGATGCTTAAAAtaacaacaaaggttcggttatGCTCTGATATGTTCGGGTTAGGTTTAGCATCTGTGTGCGGCTAGAACGTACTATACCGATTGGCGATGGCACGCACATAAGCGTATCATTCAGCATTCAGCTGACTGATTTTTGTACCACGTGTTTGTTGTTAAAAAGGTACAATTTtttcaaacgaatcaaaattccgtGAAGAGAATCTATTCATCTGCATATGCTAACATGCTTACATACTGCGATACAATCTCTAAGCAATCTGAGATAAGACATTTAAGTTACAAACGATgcgcgccaatgcaatgttttgattttgacgatgaaataaaaagaagaagcagaaacgaaggcagccattttagctgccaccttgtgactaaattttttaaattgactgacaatgttcgtccgcattttttttgacagggtctGTTCAGCATGTCCTTCAAAATTTGAAGGATATTCTGAACAGAGTcacaaggtggcagctaaaatggctgccgtcgtttctgcttcttaattcttaatgatTAAATTGACTGACAGTTTTACATATGACAGCTGGGAGAAACACACCACTTGTAATGGTTTGCCTAGAACTCATAGAATACATCAGCGTTGGGAACAGCCTTATGGCGTTTTCAattgaccccgaaactgagtcaggttctaaccccaaccgttgtcagttcatacattttgacagcagttggggttagaaattagaaactaactcagttccaccacagaaaacagacatAAGCAGGAACAAACTTTcctgaaaaacctgtgtaaacatttaaaagaacatactttgaaaatgaccatcgcatacaggtttgcatgcgtgagtcaccattgtattcaagtttgcacacaagtcccgatTGCTAGTCGATCGAAGCGCCGGTTAGTGGCAAGTtactacttgctgttgtcatttgaaagcgacagttttatttcttacacaagttgaaaactttacttgtatgtcagttctcagtggttccacttcaagcaaaaacgacatagaCCATTGcacgaaaatgtataacctcattTTTCTGAAAGTTcacagagcttgtttacatggacttagaattCGAACCAAGTTTTTTGTACTGAGTGGaatcaaaaaatttctaacaccatgtaaacaagctcgctgaactgtcattttttgagcatttttactcatatgacgtcatcttgcaatgtcccattgagttcttgtcggcctGTCTCACGAACACCAATGCAGCTTTCTGGTTGAAATcaatcccatttgcttttgccgtctttgttcaTTATTTTCCAATAGCTAGTgaagtagtatttgtgtcatgtgacgtgtacgtacatgagccgtagaaaagtatATTAGTGTAATAAAGAAGCACGGCGAAATATGCACACCTCTCCTTTCCTGCATCGTggttttcgctgatttttactagagcactctagttagagtgtggccaagaggccatgacgtatccaaacgaacatgaaatttgacgtatttctattgtgtatacgtcaaattccatgttcgtttggatacgtcatggcctcttggccacactctaactagagtgctctaatttTTACTGCTGTTTGCCTGTTTGCGTGATAATTTCGCTGACAGCTATCTAAAATGACTaatgtttattttgttttgagCCAGTCTTACAGTTTTATATGTAATTAGTGTCGGTGTCGGTAGTGTTTTTCTACATAGaaatttttatattgtttatGAGTCATCCACCACTGTGTCCATTTTCAGTGTAGGAATTTAATAAACTGACAGGATAAAATGTTTTCGAGCGCTCCCAACTACACCAAATTGAAGACCAATCTTCGTTTAGCCGTCAATCGATTAAAATTACTAGAGAAAAAGAAAACGGAGCTTGCTCAAAAAGCTCGGAAAGAGATTGCTGATTATCTTGTCGCAGGAAAACCTGAAAGGGCTAAGATTCGTGTAGAGCATATAATCCGGGAGGACTACCTGGTGGAGGCAATGGAGATAGTAGAAATGTATTGCGATCTGATTTTGGCTCGATTTGGTTTGGTTACCCAGATGAAGGAAATCGACGAAGGGATTGAGGAAGCTGTAAGTAGTATCGTTTGGGTAGCCCCAAGGTTACAGGCAGATGTCCAGGAGCTGAAGATTTGCGCCGATGTGTTCACTATTAAATACGGCAAACAGTGGGCTGAATCGGTTCGTGCGGCAGTTCCACCACACAAAGTTTCGGATAAACTGATGCACAAGATGGCCATTCAAGCTCCTCCGAAACTATTAGTGGAAAAGTATTTGATAGAAATTGCTAAGATTTTTAACGTTGACTATGAACCTGACCCATTGGTGATGCAAAATGATAAGCCTAATCTGGCGGACAGTATTCTGATTGATTTGTCAGATAGAAATAACTTGGATGGAGGTGGATCTTCGTCGGGTGGTGGTGGAGGCACTGGCGGGGTGCCAGCACCGCCCGGATTTATTGGTTATCCACAGCCACCGAATTTGCCACAGTTACCAAATTTGCCACCAACGGTGCCGTTTAATTATCCAGTAAGCATACATTTTTACTTAGATTGTACActattaattattttattgtatagcaGGGCCCGAGTGGACAAAATTTTGGCTCAGCATCAGCGCCACCATTCAATTATAATATTCCACCTAACTCATCGGAAACAATGCCTGACGAAGAAAAAGATTTGAACATCAACTCCAACTTCCTAAATCAGGAAAAAAGAAGTGATTTGGGACCACCGCCATCATATGCATCGCTTAGTCCGGATGACAATATGCAGGTTAGCCAATCACTTTTAAATGATCAGTTTGCTTTATTTTACCTTTTTGATGGAATGAGTTGTGGATCTTTGAGCACTCGATCTTTCGACTCACCTACATACTATAGGTTTAAATTGCAAACTATGCAGAGATATAGTTTAGTGTGCTCAATTATTAGCTCATctaaatttttacttttttcacaaGAACTCATCGAAACCAAAACCGCAGCCCCGGTCAAAGATTTCGCCGGATATGAACTACCCAGTACTACCAAACGTTCCTTCGGATCTACCGGATGTTCCAAACGATGACAATCCAGGCGCCGACCAGGACAATGACGAGATCGACTTTGACGAACTTTCGAGACGGTTTGAGGAactaaagaagaaaaaataacgGTTGGAATTTGTTTCGTGTTTCCGAGCATGGCGTTTCCTGGGGATGTTTTAAATAAACGAAAGCGGAAGGAAGACGGAACTTTCGATTTTGAAGATTGCTAGTATAAGTAAATAATTATAATCTTGCTTAGTATATGCGAATAATATGAGCTTATGTTTCGTTACATTTCAATCCTAATAAAGATTTTTGTTAAGGTATTCCGTTTCACCTCCATGTAGCTGCGatttaataaataaaacaagaaTCCCACATTTAAGGCATCTTGAACGCTCTAATCAGATCTACCactattttctgaaatttaGACGCATTTAGAAATACAGTAGCCCATTATAGAATTGGAGAAATTTAATTGTCGGCAAAATTTGATGTGCTAACtcaaaaagaaaattcaattcaattatGTGATTATTACTATATGATATAAAGCAAATTTCTTTGGCCTTATATAAGGTGTAAACTGACAGGATTTAGTGTTCAATAGGGGCCCTTACATGTGAAATAAGCGTCATTAtcaagtaatgacattactggtATGGAATTCTGTCATTACTTGCCTTACACGGACAttaaagtgacattactgctcagcAATAACATAACTAACACCTCGTGTATGGGAAACTAATAAAATTGTATTATTACTATTAGGGCCCCTTACACGAGgcgctagtaatgtcattactgagcagtaatgtcacttttaatgatcgtgtaaggtgagtaatgatggattttccatacaattttagtaatgtcattacttagtaatgacacttttattgtacgtgtaaggggccctattgagttcttgtcggccgGTCTCATGAACACTTATGcagtttcttggttgaaaacaatcccatttacttttgccccttttgccgtctttgtttattttccaccagctagtgatatATGtatatttgtgtcatgtgacgtgtacgtacatgagccgtagaaaagtatTCAACCACACTTTTTTAAGCGCGTGTATCTTGCCGTGTATGCTTGAAAAGTGTTTCTGAAGGGTTTAATTAGACGGACAAAATTACCCCGCTCCTGTGGGTTAACACCCTCAGTGGTCCCACTCTGCAAGTCAATGGTCCCACTAACGTAGAACTGATGATGACGTCATGGATTGGCAGATATTTGGAGGTTGGAAAACACCCTGGATTGGTTTATTTGATTCTTTCTGTCGGGAAGCAATTGATGTATAATAAAATATGTTCATTTGTAAATACGGGTGCATATAGATCAACAACTTGATTATTTTTAACAACCTGATTAAATTGAACGATGCACTCAAGAACGAAGACTTTTTTAGAGAACATTTTCAAAAGGTCCCAAGATATTTGCATAAACTAAAATTCTAGAGTGTAATATGAATCATCAAAATATCAAACAAAACGTAAATTGCAAAGCTGTATGCAGGGTTACCGCTATTTTAGAAGAAAATCTGAAGAAATATCTGAAAAATATGACCCAGATTtccaaaattagcttaaaatttaaaaatctggtgGAATGAGAGATTTGTTTTTGCTGGAAGCTTAAAAAAACTCTGGTTGTGTCAAATAAATCCGGCATAATGTTATCTCCACTGGGGTGTAACGTAGAATACTGAATATCTGGGAAAATGTCTGGCTTGAACTTGAAGATAATCCCCAATCAATAGCCCCATATATAGATagatacacacagaaaaaaaatgttggtaaaaataagagtttttcactcttagcaaaaaagaaccaacgcatactcttagtttgaaaataaaacttttattttgaatactattcttcattagcttaaaaggaaaacttttattttgattattattcttgattaatttaaaagttttactttcaacctgatAGTAGGCGttagttgttttttgctaagagcggaacactcttacttttaccaatattttttttctgtgtgtagatAGACTATGCAATATTTGATTGGTGACATTTCGAGACGTATGcgtgattttttttgcttgtACACATGTTCTAAGCTACTGATCTTACGTACGCAGTtataaatatataatatattcTGGTTACAGAAGAATATTCAAATATTGTTTCGTTTTTTCCGTATTTGCAGAGTGGGCAACTAATGCGCACCTTatgtacatgttagagaatcaacttgccCATCATTGcaagttcaatatttcgattttcaactgcaacaaGAATATTAAAGCAATCAAACGGAATAGTCAATAGTATAATTAtagtcgtgattcgttggttaAACATCCAGCTCCTTCCAACTAACGAAATTGCGCAATTTCCCAgagagcaaattttctggcagagaccgctctgctacatttctgtaagtcttggtttggcagccctgtcagatttttgcgcgtatcctgtcgggttagttgagctagggcgaactcggtttcgctcgcgttttctggcaaattttgacaggaaccgagcaaaaccctggcataactcggacataaactgtgcaaagatcctggcaattcctacctggtagaatttagcacgaatcgggcaaaacatctgacaaagatgtggcaggaagcgtgcagagatcttggccatacatttctggctggattctggaaaaaagtgagcagcatcggttggtttaaccgcttctgtcagaaacggttgttgcatttgagcgaattcgttgccagaattctcgcacaaatcgcgctaaatgctcgcagaaactctgccagcatcaatttcgctttgctcaacttttgctaactttctgcttgccacgctgaccgggttgGAACGACGGACAGATATCAACAACTAACCAAAGGGGATGCTGTCTAGACTCCCGTTGAAAAAGTGCCCAACCAAGGAATCTCATAACACACATAAAAGTCAACTGTCAAGAATCGCATGAAGGCGCAATGACAGCTGTTTACACGTCCTGTTTTAAGGTGTAAACTGACAGAATAACATATTCAAGCAAACtataactacaattattacggtagtaatgtcattactgggCCTAATGATGGTATTCCCATGCAATTGCAAAAATGTCATTACTTAGTTATGACCCCTTGGATGATCGTGGCAGAGCccctttaaaattaaacaggAATTAGAACCGAGTTTCTCGCACGGTGGTTGAATAAAAGTTCATGTAACCAAACGCTCTGAACTGACAAATTAGGAACTAATCCCGGTTCAtagttttaccaaattttcaaaCATAGACTTTCGATAATATTGACATCTTGAAAGAACAAAAATAACTTATGTGATCTCAACAATTATGGTTTTAATTTCGAAACTTGAAACCCATTCAATTCAATTTATAGGACCATTTAAAAAGTTACTCTAGTCATTTTCGAATATTATtagaaaagaaaacaaaatttttggGAAGGCACATTTTCAGGTAGTACAACTTTTTTACTAATCAGTTTCATTCATGATAAACGCTGCTTGTGATGTTTACATGTTAGCTGAGCATACCTTCCAGCAGTGGTTTACCGCAACACCAGTAAATTCTACAAGATGGCGTCGTGCGAATAGCTTCGCAACTTACACAAGCGGTAAGTGGTCTGACAACGGAGTTGTGTAAAGAGAAAAGCAAAGTGAGGATTTTTTCACGCCATCGAATTCCGCAACGGACAGTGGAAAGTTTTTACTTTGACCCGTTCGAAGTGCTCGGTTGACATCAAAAGTGGCTTTATAGTGCACGCGGTGTAACCCCACACCCTCGAAGATAGTTCATGAGTGAAATAATCTTTGATTTCGGTTTAAAATTTGGAGTAAAAGTTGTAAATTTTGCATGtgaagcatttttttttcttgtcgcTTGAAAGAACAGGCGCCGTTGAGATAATGTAGTGGTGTTGCCATTCATCAAACGCATCGCTCGTATTGCTGTGTTCGTATCGTTGCCGCTAGACTGTTGACAGCCAAGTGTCAGCGCAGAGTGGCTGACAAAGCGAATGCAATGAAGTGACGCGCTTTTACCCACGATTAGGTTTCCAGAATGGGAAAGCTCGGATTGGGAATTTTGTCGCTCATAATCGACAGAAGTAAACTTATAGTAATTTAAAAACTCTATAATCTGTATAGATCGAATCTAATAATAAATGTGCCGTGAGATTGCCGCTAGTTTtgcaagtgaaattgaatgtGTATTTTAATTAATGATTGGGTGGTGAAAAGTGTGCAGTGAATGGGCCATTTCGAGCATATAAGGAACAgaataatataacaataaaacatcgattttgtgtAAGACATTCGCTGACAAGATGGCATATTATCAAATAGTGCCAACTGACGACCTGAAAAACCTGTACACCCAGCTAAACATTGAGAATGGTGGTATACAACTTGTGATGGGAGATGATGTCCAGTTTGGCTCACAGCAGGTGATACTGACACCGGAGCAATCCGATTTAATACTAAACGAAAACAATCAGCATCAGCTGCCACAGATTGTGTACCAGGCACAACCTCAGCAGACGCAGCCTCCGCAGGCTCAGCCATCACGaccacaacaacaacaatcacATGAAACTCACTATTTGATACAGCAAGATGATGGGGCATTAACTGAGGCGTTCGGGCAGTCCAGTCAAGCCCAACACATCTATTACTCGGAAGTTCAAAATGACAACTCGCAGATGATTTCGTCTAATATTGTTCACGAACAACCGCAGCAAACGACACTGCATACAATGCAAACTGCGGCCGAGCAGatgcagcaacaacaacaacaacagcagcaacaacaccAAGTATTGCAAGTTGTTCATGGTGTTCCCCGCCCGGGTCAACAAATAATTTTGAGGCAACAACCCTCCGAAGCGGCCAAGCAACAGTCACAGCAGCAACAAATTTCAATTCAGCAATCGCCACAACACATTCTTACTCACCAACAGCCGACACAAGTTATTTTACAGCATCAGTCTGGACATCAAATAGTTCATCGTCAGCCGCAGCAGCAAACTCAACATCAAATAATTTACGAACATGTCCAGCCGCAAGGACACACGGTACAGCAAAATATTCAACTAGCGCCACAATTGATCCATCAAACAAACGCCTCCCAACAGGTCACGCAAATACAGCAGGCTCAACAACCAACCCAACGCGTTAGCATTCAAAAACTTACACCACAACAGCATCAACAATTTCTACAACAGCAACTTCatcatcaacaacaacaacaactctCGCAACAGCAGGTAATCCAACAGCCAGCTCAAATGTTGCAACAACAATCCGGCATTCGTCCCTGTTTAATCATAACCAAACCACAGAATCCACAGGTGCAACAAAATACCGTATCCGTTgcccaacaacaacaacaacaacagcagcaagtTCAACAACCTCAAGCCTCACAAAATGCTGCCCGTCCTCGTAATTATCGTCCTCGTCCTAAAAATAATACCCCACGTCCGCGTGTTAATGTTCCCGTTACATCCATAGCATCAAATCAACTGGTTCGCCCTATAAGACCTCCGAATCAGGCTTCGAAGATAGCTCAGCCGCCGGCCCCTCGTCAATCAGGTGTGGCCCAACAGCAACAGTCGCAGGCTCAACttcagcagcaacaacagcagcagcaaactgTTTCGGGTCCCCCGCGTGCCAACATCATACTGACCAGTACTGGTCAAAAGATCGTCACCCTTACTAACCGTGCTCCCCATCTTGTGCCGACAACTTATGCCGCTGCAAAAGGACCTTCCGTCAAACGAGTCATCTCGGCATCGACCGCTTCGCAGCCGCCTCAATTGACGCAGGTTCCTCAGgcacaacagcaacaacaactttCATCGGATAGTTCCTCCCAGCAGCAACAGTCAACTTCACAGCAGAATCAAAAACCCGCTAGTTATAGTAATGATTTGGAAGACCTCGAGGACAGCATCCAAGCGGCGGTTGTTGCAAAAGCTCCACCGAACTCCGCAGCGACAGGCTCTCCACAATCTACAACCATAGACCAATCAGGGATGTACCAACTATCTCCCGGATCATCAATGCCACAGCCGCAACAACAACCACCGCAGCCACCACCGCCTCAAGTAATACAGCAACCACAACAAGTAATTCAGCAACAGCCTTCGCAATCCCAACAA carries:
- the LOC131692592 gene encoding IST1 homolog isoform X2, which translates into the protein MFSSAPNYTKLKTNLRLAVNRLKLLEKKKTELAQKARKEIADYLVAGKPERAKIRVEHIIREDYLVEAMEIVEMYCDLILARFGLVTQMKEIDEGIEEAVSSIVWVAPRLQADVQELKICADVFTIKYGKQWAESVRAAVPPHKVSDKLMHKMAIQAPPKLLVEKYLIEIAKIFNVDYEPDPLVMQNDKPNLADSILIDLSDRNNLDGGGSSSGGGGGTGGVPAPPGFIGYPQPPNLPQLPNLPPTVPFNYPGPSGQNFGSASAPPFNYNIPPNSSETMPDEEKDLNINSNFLNQEKRSDLGPPPSYASLSPDDNMQNSSKPKPQPRSKISPDMNYPVLPNVPSDLPDVPNDDNPGADQDNDEIDFDELSRRFEELKKKK
- the LOC131692592 gene encoding IST1 homolog isoform X1, giving the protein MFSSAPNYTKLKTNLRLAVNRLKLLEKKKTELAQKARKEIADYLVAGKPERAKIRVEHIIREDYLVEAMEIVEMYCDLILARFGLVTQMKEIDEGIEEAVSSIVWVAPRLQADVQELKICADVFTIKYGKQWAESVRAAVPPHKVSDKLMHKMAIQAPPKLLVEKYLIEIAKIFNVDYEPDPLVMQNDKPNLADSILIDLSDRNNLDGGGSSSGGGGGTGGVPAPPGFIGYPQPPNLPQLPNLPPTVPFNYPQGPSGQNFGSASAPPFNYNIPPNSSETMPDEEKDLNINSNFLNQEKRSDLGPPPSYASLSPDDNMQNSSKPKPQPRSKISPDMNYPVLPNVPSDLPDVPNDDNPGADQDNDEIDFDELSRRFEELKKKK